One segment of Rosa chinensis cultivar Old Blush chromosome 6, RchiOBHm-V2, whole genome shotgun sequence DNA contains the following:
- the LOC112174015 gene encoding protein PLASTID MOVEMENT IMPAIRED 1-RELATED 1 isoform X2, with product MMMQKTESKKSNSSGQLLRDIEEISKALYLHKPPPKALLPPPPHDSRSKSAEKTRFSGSNSNPAFLREDLLHKDKKSSSIWNWKKPLKALSHIGNRKFNCCFYLHVHALEGLPVSFNNLSVCVHWKRKDEVLQTSCSMVEEGMAEFDETLMHRCTVYGSRNGPNNSVKYAEKLCLIYISVNGAPGLDIGKHWVDLTRLLPLTFEELEGEKSFGKWSTSFNLSGKAKGGKLNVSLGFLVTQDKVANLSGNPNVPQVIDAVPKRSSSLDTGARRMLRRVGSVPSNVASRPAFSSQTLDLKVSQEVMLTGGLELSKSINFLCQRLDEGKLGRVIESDSEDVVPLKPQPDLDGLSAKGIEEYEDDNDVEFTIVEVGTEIPEKEKLNSDRVSGDANDVSAIENIYVDDVIEDYDIDLDEKTMIVSKDVCGNYVDDFMVNETKHEEDSICRSNMKEVESAELNHPFALEECLEERGHMELKSTYMASKTGKKSLSLDDVTESVSNEFLNMLGMDGCWSSNSDPESPRELLLREFEKEALTSGDLFFNVDWNEEQPEIGSSVSPVSYYEDYFENSDLSMIIQAAEEESKRESDLLKRRKATILEGLETEALMREWGLNETDFQNSPRILSGGFGSPIDLPLEEPPLPPLEVGFGPYVRMRGGGFLQSMNPSLFRNAKNSGTLVIQVSNPIVIPAKLGYDVVEILQQLALGGIGKLHMQVSKLMPLENITGKTIHQVAWEAVPTTVVSERFEQILYGESKDEGFPSSWNFNDLRSELEGGEMGSDYVSLECLVPLAINKIEALSLEGLRIQSHMSDSEAPSSIYPQSGGRITCPHANCGEIFRSGVGGGLRMSDFRDSDDDIDELLDLSLSLEEWSRLDANIRGDEDQSREQFLKILAAHDAKCTDLVDEILTEDGSCSDLSGRNCGVLGNNLTIALMVQLRDPFRNYEPVGGPMLALIQVERGITHSIRKIPSTVLNDSNEKEHDVTILEDIDGKETERNEGDEEGNPQFKIIDVHLAGVDTESGNEQLWGTTTQLQSGSRWLLAAGLGKAISFPLSNSKAIVRSSPLASAKWQYRDSFWSISSTSHVQDTRAAWKDLIAPHIRNPNVIFLNETIKPH from the exons ATGATGATGCAGAAAACTGAGTCTAAGAAGAGTAACAGTTCTGGTCAATTGTTGCGTGACATTGAGGAAATAAGCAAAGCCCTTTACTTGCATAAACCTCCTCCAAAGGCTTTgttgcctcctcctcctcatgaTTCACGGTCCAAATCCGCTGAAAAGACCCGGTTTTCGGGCTCCAATTCGAACCCGGCATTTCTTAGGGAAGATTTGTTGCATAAGGACAAGAAGTCATCTTCAATTTGGAATTGGAAGAAGCCCTTGAAGGCTCTCAGTCACATTGGGAATCGGAAGTTCAATTGTTGTTTTTATCTTCATGTTCACGCACTTGAAGGTTTGCCTGTGAGTTTCAACAATCTGAGCGTGTGTGTGCATTGGAAGAGGAAGGATGAGGTGCTTCAGACCAGTTGCTCGATGGTCGAAGAGGGCATGGCTGAATTCGATGAAACTTTGATGCATAGGTGTACTGTGTATGGGAGTAGAAATGGCCCAAACAATTCGGTTAAATATGCGGAGAAGCTTTGTTTGATCTACATTTCTGTGAATGGGGCACCGGGGCTTGATATTGGGAAGCATTGGGTTGATCTTACAAGGCTGTTGCCACTTACTTTTGAGGAGTTAGAGGGGGAGAAGAGCTTTGGGAAATGGTCGACTAGCTTTAACCTTTCAGGCAAGGCTAAAGGCGGTAAGCTAAATGTTAGTTTGGGGTTTTTGGTGACACAGGATAAGGTTGCTAATTTGAGTGGTAATCCAAATGTTCCTCAGGTTATAGACGCTGTGCCGAAAAGGTCAAGTAGCTTGGATACTGGTGCTAGGAGGATGCTTCGAAGAGTTGGTAGCGTGCCAAGTAATGTAGCCTCCAGGCCTGCCTTTTCATCTCAGACTCTTGATTTGAAGGTTTCTCAGGAAGTTATGCTGACGGGAGGATTGGAGCTTTCCAAGTCGATTAATTTCTTATGTCAGAGACTTGATGAGGGGAAGTTGGGTAGAGTAATAGAGTCAGATTCTGAAGATGTGGTCCCACTCAAACCTCAGCCAGATTTGGATGGTTTATCTGCTAAGGGAATCGAAGAGTATGAGGATGATAATGATGTTGAATTTACCATTGTCGAAGTTGGGACAGAAATACCTGAGAAGGAAAAGTTGAACTCTGATCGAGTTTCTGGTGATGCTAATGACGTTTCCGCAATTGAGaatatctatgtggatgatgtCATTGAGGATTATGACATAGACCTTGATGAGAAGACTATGATTGTTTCAAAGGATGTCTGTGGCAATTATGTGGATGACTTCATGgtgaatgaaacaaaacatgaagaagatagCATATGCAGATCAAACATGAAAGAGGTGGAGTCAGCAGAGTTGAATCATCCATTTGCTTTAGAAGAGTGTCTTGAGGAGAGAGGCCACATGGAGCTTAAGTCGACTTACATGGCTAGTAAAACAGGTAAAAAATCACTTAGCCTGGATGATGTTACTGAATCTGTATCAAATGAGTTCTTAAACATGCTGGGGATGGATGGTTGCTGGAGTTCTAATAGTGATCCAGAGTCTCCTAGAGAACTACTTTTAAGAGAGTTTGAAAAAGAGGCTCTGACTTCTGGAGATTTATTTTTCAATGTTGATTGGAATGAAGAGCAGCCCGAAATTGGATCCTCTGTTTCTCCGGTTTCTTACTATGAAGATTATTTTGAAAATTCTGATTTGTCTATGATTATTCAAGCTGCTGAAGAGGAAAGCAAGAGAGAAAGTGACTtattaaagagaagaaaagcCACAATCCTGGAAGGCTTGGAGACCGAAGCTTTGATGCGAGAATGGGGATTAAATGAAACGGACTTTCAGAACTCTCCACGTATCCTTTCTGGTGGATTTGGCAGTCCAATTGATCTACCCCTTGAAGAGCCACCGCTACCACCACTTGAAGTAGGCTTTGGTCCTTATGTTCGAATGAGGGGTGGAGGTTTTTTGCAGTCTATGAATCCTTCTCTTTTCAGAAATGCTAAAAATAGTGGGACTTTGGTCATTCAAGTTTCTAATCCAATTGTAATACCGGCAAAACTGGGTTATGATGTTGTGGAGATATTGCAGCAGTTGGCACTGGGTGGAATTGGTAAGTTGCATATGCAGGTGAGCAAGCTAATGCCTTTGGAAAATATAACCGGCAAGACAATACATCAAGTAGCATGGGAGGCGGTACCAACCACAGTGGTCTCTGAGAG GTTTGAGCAGATTTTGTATGGTGAGAGCAAGGATGAAGGGTTTCCATCTAGTTGGAATTTTAATGACCTGAGATCAGAACTAGAAGGTGGTGAGATGGGATCAGACTATGTATCTCTAGAATGTCTTGTTCCATTAGCTATAAATAAGATTGAAGCCCTCTCACTGGAAGGGTTAAGAATACAGTCTCACATGTCAGATTCAGAGGCACCGTCAAGTATATATCCTCAGTCTGGTGGGAGGATTACATGCCCACATGCAAATTGTGGTGAAATTTTCAGGTCAGGAGTTGGAGGAGGGTTGCGAATGTCGGATTTTAGAGACTCTGATGATGATATTGATGAATTATTGGATCTGTCTTTATCATTGGAAGAGTGGTCAAGGCTAGATGCTAATATTCGTGGTGATGAAGATCAAAGCAGAGAGCAGTTTTTGAAAATCCTTGCTGCTCATGATGCCAAGTGCACAGATTTGGTTGATGAAATTTTGACGGAAGACGGGAGCTGCAGTGATTTATCTGGTAGGAATTGTGGAGTCTTGGGAAACAATCTCACAATTGCTCTCATGGTGCAGCTTAGAGATCCCTTTCGGAACTATGAGCCAGTTGGTGGGCCAATGCTTGCTCTAATCCAAGTGGAGAGAGGTATAACCCATTCAATTCGAAAAATTCCTAGCACGGTGTTGAATGATAGCAACGAAAAAGAACATGATGTCACCATCTTAGAGGATATTGATGGCAAGGAAACAGAGAGaaatgaaggagatgaagaaggCAATCCCCAGTTTAAAATTATCGATGTCCATCTTGCAGGAGTGGACACTGAGTCTGGTAACGAGCAGCTTTGGGGTACTACAACACAACTGCAATCCGGGTCCCGATGGTTGCTTGCTGCTGGTTTGGGTAAGGCCATTAGTTTTCCACTTTCGAACTCAAAAGCCATTGTGAGATCATCCCCATTGGCTTCAGCGAAGTGGCAGTACAGGGATAGTTTCTGGAGCATCTCCTCTACTTCTCATGTTCAGGATACGAGAGCTGCGTGGAAAGACTTGATTGCTCCACATATTCGAAACCCTAATgtcatatttttgaatgaaaccaTCAAGCCACACTGA
- the LOC112174015 gene encoding protein PLASTID MOVEMENT IMPAIRED 1-RELATED 1 isoform X1, which translates to MMMQKTESKKSNSSGQLLRDIEEISKALYLHKPPPKALLPPPPHDSRSKSAEKTRFSGSNSNPAFLREDLLHKDKKSSSIWNWKKPLKALSHIGNRKFNCCFYLHVHALEGLPVSFNNLSVCVHWKRKDEVLQTSCSMVEEGMAEFDETLMHRCTVYGSRNGPNNSVKYAEKLCLIYISVNGAPGLDIGKHWVDLTRLLPLTFEELEGEKSFGKWSTSFNLSGKAKGGKLNVSLGFLVTQDKVANLSGNPNVPQVIDAVPKRSSSLDTGARRMLRRVGSVPSNVASRPAFSSQTLDLKVSQEVMLTGGLELSKSINFLCQRLDEGKLGRVIESDSEDVVPLKPQPDLDGLSAKGIEEYEDDNDVEFTIVEVGTEIPEKEKLNSDRVSGDANDVSAIENIYVDDVIEDYDIDLDEKTMIVSKDVCGNYVDDFMVNETKHEEDSICRSNMKEVESAELNHPFALEECLEERGHMELKSTYMASKTGKKSLSLDDVTESVSNEFLNMLGMDGCWSSNSDPESPRELLLREFEKEALTSGDLFFNVDWNEEQPEIGSSVSPVSYYEDYFENSDLSMIIQAAEEESKRESDLLKRRKATILEGLETEALMREWGLNETDFQNSPRILSGGFGSPIDLPLEEPPLPPLEVGFGPYVRMRGGGFLQSMNPSLFRNAKNSGTLVIQVSNPIVIPAKLGYDVVEILQQLALGGIGKLHMQVSKLMPLENITGKTIHQVAWEAVPTTVVSESCFRFEQILYGESKDEGFPSSWNFNDLRSELEGGEMGSDYVSLECLVPLAINKIEALSLEGLRIQSHMSDSEAPSSIYPQSGGRITCPHANCGEIFRSGVGGGLRMSDFRDSDDDIDELLDLSLSLEEWSRLDANIRGDEDQSREQFLKILAAHDAKCTDLVDEILTEDGSCSDLSGRNCGVLGNNLTIALMVQLRDPFRNYEPVGGPMLALIQVERGITHSIRKIPSTVLNDSNEKEHDVTILEDIDGKETERNEGDEEGNPQFKIIDVHLAGVDTESGNEQLWGTTTQLQSGSRWLLAAGLGKAISFPLSNSKAIVRSSPLASAKWQYRDSFWSISSTSHVQDTRAAWKDLIAPHIRNPNVIFLNETIKPH; encoded by the exons ATGATGATGCAGAAAACTGAGTCTAAGAAGAGTAACAGTTCTGGTCAATTGTTGCGTGACATTGAGGAAATAAGCAAAGCCCTTTACTTGCATAAACCTCCTCCAAAGGCTTTgttgcctcctcctcctcatgaTTCACGGTCCAAATCCGCTGAAAAGACCCGGTTTTCGGGCTCCAATTCGAACCCGGCATTTCTTAGGGAAGATTTGTTGCATAAGGACAAGAAGTCATCTTCAATTTGGAATTGGAAGAAGCCCTTGAAGGCTCTCAGTCACATTGGGAATCGGAAGTTCAATTGTTGTTTTTATCTTCATGTTCACGCACTTGAAGGTTTGCCTGTGAGTTTCAACAATCTGAGCGTGTGTGTGCATTGGAAGAGGAAGGATGAGGTGCTTCAGACCAGTTGCTCGATGGTCGAAGAGGGCATGGCTGAATTCGATGAAACTTTGATGCATAGGTGTACTGTGTATGGGAGTAGAAATGGCCCAAACAATTCGGTTAAATATGCGGAGAAGCTTTGTTTGATCTACATTTCTGTGAATGGGGCACCGGGGCTTGATATTGGGAAGCATTGGGTTGATCTTACAAGGCTGTTGCCACTTACTTTTGAGGAGTTAGAGGGGGAGAAGAGCTTTGGGAAATGGTCGACTAGCTTTAACCTTTCAGGCAAGGCTAAAGGCGGTAAGCTAAATGTTAGTTTGGGGTTTTTGGTGACACAGGATAAGGTTGCTAATTTGAGTGGTAATCCAAATGTTCCTCAGGTTATAGACGCTGTGCCGAAAAGGTCAAGTAGCTTGGATACTGGTGCTAGGAGGATGCTTCGAAGAGTTGGTAGCGTGCCAAGTAATGTAGCCTCCAGGCCTGCCTTTTCATCTCAGACTCTTGATTTGAAGGTTTCTCAGGAAGTTATGCTGACGGGAGGATTGGAGCTTTCCAAGTCGATTAATTTCTTATGTCAGAGACTTGATGAGGGGAAGTTGGGTAGAGTAATAGAGTCAGATTCTGAAGATGTGGTCCCACTCAAACCTCAGCCAGATTTGGATGGTTTATCTGCTAAGGGAATCGAAGAGTATGAGGATGATAATGATGTTGAATTTACCATTGTCGAAGTTGGGACAGAAATACCTGAGAAGGAAAAGTTGAACTCTGATCGAGTTTCTGGTGATGCTAATGACGTTTCCGCAATTGAGaatatctatgtggatgatgtCATTGAGGATTATGACATAGACCTTGATGAGAAGACTATGATTGTTTCAAAGGATGTCTGTGGCAATTATGTGGATGACTTCATGgtgaatgaaacaaaacatgaagaagatagCATATGCAGATCAAACATGAAAGAGGTGGAGTCAGCAGAGTTGAATCATCCATTTGCTTTAGAAGAGTGTCTTGAGGAGAGAGGCCACATGGAGCTTAAGTCGACTTACATGGCTAGTAAAACAGGTAAAAAATCACTTAGCCTGGATGATGTTACTGAATCTGTATCAAATGAGTTCTTAAACATGCTGGGGATGGATGGTTGCTGGAGTTCTAATAGTGATCCAGAGTCTCCTAGAGAACTACTTTTAAGAGAGTTTGAAAAAGAGGCTCTGACTTCTGGAGATTTATTTTTCAATGTTGATTGGAATGAAGAGCAGCCCGAAATTGGATCCTCTGTTTCTCCGGTTTCTTACTATGAAGATTATTTTGAAAATTCTGATTTGTCTATGATTATTCAAGCTGCTGAAGAGGAAAGCAAGAGAGAAAGTGACTtattaaagagaagaaaagcCACAATCCTGGAAGGCTTGGAGACCGAAGCTTTGATGCGAGAATGGGGATTAAATGAAACGGACTTTCAGAACTCTCCACGTATCCTTTCTGGTGGATTTGGCAGTCCAATTGATCTACCCCTTGAAGAGCCACCGCTACCACCACTTGAAGTAGGCTTTGGTCCTTATGTTCGAATGAGGGGTGGAGGTTTTTTGCAGTCTATGAATCCTTCTCTTTTCAGAAATGCTAAAAATAGTGGGACTTTGGTCATTCAAGTTTCTAATCCAATTGTAATACCGGCAAAACTGGGTTATGATGTTGTGGAGATATTGCAGCAGTTGGCACTGGGTGGAATTGGTAAGTTGCATATGCAGGTGAGCAAGCTAATGCCTTTGGAAAATATAACCGGCAAGACAATACATCAAGTAGCATGGGAGGCGGTACCAACCACAGTGGTCTCTGAGAG TTGTTTCAGGTTTGAGCAGATTTTGTATGGTGAGAGCAAGGATGAAGGGTTTCCATCTAGTTGGAATTTTAATGACCTGAGATCAGAACTAGAAGGTGGTGAGATGGGATCAGACTATGTATCTCTAGAATGTCTTGTTCCATTAGCTATAAATAAGATTGAAGCCCTCTCACTGGAAGGGTTAAGAATACAGTCTCACATGTCAGATTCAGAGGCACCGTCAAGTATATATCCTCAGTCTGGTGGGAGGATTACATGCCCACATGCAAATTGTGGTGAAATTTTCAGGTCAGGAGTTGGAGGAGGGTTGCGAATGTCGGATTTTAGAGACTCTGATGATGATATTGATGAATTATTGGATCTGTCTTTATCATTGGAAGAGTGGTCAAGGCTAGATGCTAATATTCGTGGTGATGAAGATCAAAGCAGAGAGCAGTTTTTGAAAATCCTTGCTGCTCATGATGCCAAGTGCACAGATTTGGTTGATGAAATTTTGACGGAAGACGGGAGCTGCAGTGATTTATCTGGTAGGAATTGTGGAGTCTTGGGAAACAATCTCACAATTGCTCTCATGGTGCAGCTTAGAGATCCCTTTCGGAACTATGAGCCAGTTGGTGGGCCAATGCTTGCTCTAATCCAAGTGGAGAGAGGTATAACCCATTCAATTCGAAAAATTCCTAGCACGGTGTTGAATGATAGCAACGAAAAAGAACATGATGTCACCATCTTAGAGGATATTGATGGCAAGGAAACAGAGAGaaatgaaggagatgaagaaggCAATCCCCAGTTTAAAATTATCGATGTCCATCTTGCAGGAGTGGACACTGAGTCTGGTAACGAGCAGCTTTGGGGTACTACAACACAACTGCAATCCGGGTCCCGATGGTTGCTTGCTGCTGGTTTGGGTAAGGCCATTAGTTTTCCACTTTCGAACTCAAAAGCCATTGTGAGATCATCCCCATTGGCTTCAGCGAAGTGGCAGTACAGGGATAGTTTCTGGAGCATCTCCTCTACTTCTCATGTTCAGGATACGAGAGCTGCGTGGAAAGACTTGATTGCTCCACATATTCGAAACCCTAATgtcatatttttgaatgaaaccaTCAAGCCACACTGA
- the LOC112174021 gene encoding probable WRKY transcription factor 50, with amino-acid sequence MSNNNFNRSVQTPENDFSDQPNFDEYLMFDDWLEEDHNYVASGSAQNSVNQVNDDDSGGSSSQLGGSTTNENGSVLERQQVKERVAFKMKSEVEILDDGFKWRKYGKKMVKNSPNPRNYYKCSCEGCPVKKRVERDKEDPAFVITTYEGTHNHRTV; translated from the exons ATGTCGAATAACAACTTCAACAGATCAGTGCAGACACCTGAGAATGACTTTTCCGACCAACCAAATTTCGACGAGTACTTGATGTTTGATGACTGGCTTGAGGAAGATCATAACTATGTAGCTTCAGGGTCTGCTCAGAATTCGGTTAACCAAGTAAATGATGATGATTCCGGTGGAAGTAGCAGCCAACTTGGAGGTTCTACTACCA ATGAGAACGGAAGCGTACTGGAAAGGCAGCAAGTTAAAGAAAGAGTCGCCTTCAAAATGAAATCAGAGGTTGAGATTTTGGATGATGGGTTCAAATGGAGGAAGTATGGGAAAAAGATGGTGAAGAACAGCCCAAATCCAAG GAATTACTACAAGTGTTCATGTGAAGGCTGCCCAGTGAAAAAGAGAGTTgaaagagataaagaagatcCAGCGTTTGTAATTACGACTTACGAGGGCACTCATAACCATCGGACCGTCTGA
- the LOC112169647 gene encoding cell division control protein 48 homolog C translates to MKPGKRSGGTGGGRSSFSDRRLNEFRTRLESSTELDHRSSVDEIVDHLRGGYPDYERLKRQVFRRFVSQTLASPSFKRSKPLLVMSGSLEEEEEEEELAGSKRRKRARNEREERLQQIEEAHVRKIRQSNGNVPSSSSSSSSASEDEGDEESTSEDAIYGEELEPKFDLMKSMLREAYTDPKSGGKSKAAEQQKEKNVEMDIPGREKVKLVAGSRGPRPESVSNKAESEAKSSISRGAEVKRNEGPKFSDLGGMQKVLEELNKEVIRPLRRSWLPQWLGVRPMSGILLCGPPGCGKTTLAHAIANETGIPFYKISATEVVSGVSGASEENIRDLFSKAYRTAPSIVFIDEIDAIASKRENMQREMEKRMVTQLMTCMDQSHRPVQAEDANSDSQSSDQASGYVLVIGATNRPDAVDPALRRPGRFGREILLGVPDENSRLEILSVLTRKLKLEGSFDLLKIARSTPGYVGADLAELADRAGNIAMNRIFDEIDSTIEEGKEDFCRQPEEMEKYAISMADFEEAVQVVQPSSKREGFSAIPNVKWENVGGLDLLRKEFDRYIVRRIKHPENYEKFGVNSETGFLLYGPPGCGKTLIAKAVANEAGANFIYIKGPELLNKYVGESELAVRTLFTRARTCSPCILFFDEVDALTTRRGKEGGWVVERLLNQLLIELDGADQRRGVFVVGATNRPDVMDRAFLRPGRFGKLIYVAPPNTDERGLILKAIGRKYPVDASVDLGEIGKWKACENFSGADLAALMDEAAMAALEEKETSAESSDASSWTIKETHFQPALAKIIPSLTERQLLYYERFGESLKAPRNET, encoded by the exons ATGAAGCCGGGAAAGAGGTCTGGCGGAACAGGAGGAGGGAGGTCGTCGTTTTCCGATAGAAGGCTGAACGAGTTTCGGACTCGGCTGGAGTCGTCCACCGAGTTAGACCACAGGTCCTCCGTGGACGAAATCGTTGACCATCTCCGCGGCGGTTACCCGGACTACGAGCGACTCAAGCGTCAGGTTTTCAGAAGGTTCGTCTCGCAAACCCTAGCCTCTCCCTCGTTCAAGCGCTCGAAGCCCCTACTGGTTATGAGCGGCtcattggaagaagaagaagaagaagaggagctgGCCGGAAGTAAGAGGCGGAAGCGTGCTCGGAATGAGAGGGAAGAGAGACTGCAGCAGATAGAGGAAGCGCACGTTCGGAAAATTAGGCAGAGCAATGGTAATGTGCCGTCTTCATCGTCGTCGTCATCGTCAGCTTCGGAGGACGAAGGAGATGAGGAGTCTACGTCGGAGGACGCGATATACGGCGAGGAATTGGAGCCGAAGTTTGATTTGATGAAATCGATGCTGCGGGAGGCGTATACGGATCCGAAAAGCGGCGGGAAATCCAAGGCGGCGGAGCAGCAGAAGGAGAAGAATGTGGAAATGGATATTCCAGGGCGGGAGAAGGTTAAATTAGTGGCCGGAAGTAGAGGGCCGAGGCCGGAGAGTGTGTCGAATAAGGCCGAAAGTGAGGCCAAGAGCTCTATTTCGAGAGGTGCTGAGGTGAAGAGGAATGAGGGGCCGAAGTTTAGTGACTTGGGTGGAATGCAGAAAGTGCTGGAGGAGCTGAACAAGGAGGTTATTAGGCCGCTTCGCCGGTCGTGGCTGCCGCAGTGGCTCGGAGTTAGGCCAATGTCTGGGATTTTGTTGTGTGGACCGCCGGGGTGTGGGAAGACTACTTTGGCTCATGCCATTGCCAATGAGACTGGCATTCCCTTCTATAAGATTTCGGCCACTGAAGTGGTCTCGGGAGTTTCAG GTGCATCTGAAGAAAACATACGAGATCTTTTTTCAAAAGCATATAGAACTGCCCCTTCAATTGTCTTTATTGATGAAATTGATGCAATTGCTTCGAAAAGAGAAAATATGCAAAGGGAAATGGAGAAGCGAATGGTTACACAACTGATGACTTGTATGGATCAATCTCATAGACCAGTACAGGCGGAAGATGCAAATTCTGACTCACAAAGTTCAGATCAGGCATCTGGCTATGTTCTTGTTATTGGAGCCACGAATAGGCCTGATGCTGTTGACCCTGCTTTAAGGAGGCCTGGGCGATTTGGTCGTGAGATTCTTTTGGGTGTTCCGGATGAAAATTCAAGGCTTGAGATTCTGTCTGTGCTTACTCGCAAGCTAAAACTTGAAGGTTCTTTTGATCTTCTAAAGATTGCTAGGTCCACACCAGGGTATGTTGGAGCTGATTTGGCAGAGCTGGCCGACAGGGCAGGTAACATTGCCATGAACAggatttttgatgaaattgattcAACCATTGAGGAAGGCAAGGAAGATTTCTGCCGGCAACctgaagaaatggaaaaatatgcCATCAGTATGGCTGATTTTGAG GAAGCAGTTCAAGTTGTTCAACCTTCGTCAAAAAGAGAGGGATTCTCGGCAATTCCTAATGTGAAATGGGAAAATGTTGGTGGGCTAGATCTCTTGAGGAAGGAATTTGACCGTTACATAGTTAGGCGTATCAAACATCCTGAGAACTATGAG AAATTTGGAGTAAATTCAGAGACAGGTTTCTTGCTGTATGGGCCTCCCGGATGTGGAAAAACACTAATAGCAAAGGCCGTTGCTAATGAAGCAGGAGCCAATTTCATTTATATCAAG GGCCCTGAACTTCTGAATAAATATGTTGGAGAAAGTGAACTGGCAGTCCGGACATTATTTACTCGTGCAAGGACATGCTCACCATGCATACTTTTCTTTGATGAG GTGGATGCTTTGACAACAAGGCGGGGAAAAGAAGGGGGGTGGGTTGTTGAGCGGTTATTGAACCAG TTACTTATAGAGTTGGATGGTGCAGACCAGCGGCGGGGTGTATTTGTTGTTGGTGCCACTAATAG ACCTGATGTAATGGACCGTGCCTTTTTACGGCCGGGTAGGTTTGGTAAACTAATTTATGTCGCCCCGCCCAACACAGATGAGCGTGGTTTGATCTTGAAAGCTATAGGAAGGAAGTATCCTGTTGATGCAAGTGTAGATCTGGGTGAGATTGGAAAATGGAAGGCTTGTGAAAATTTTAGCGGAGCTGATCTTGCTGCACTG ATGGATGAAGCTGCTATGGCTGCTCTTGAAGAGAAAGAGACATCAGCCGAGAGTTCAGATGCATCTTCGTGGACAATTAAAGAAACTCACTTTCAACCAGCACTGGCAAAAATCATACCATCTCTAACAGAAAGG CAACTTCTATACTATGAGAGATTTGGAGAGAGCCTCAAGGCTCCAAGAAATGAAACATGA